The genomic window AAGAAAATAGAATCCCAAACATAAAGAAGACTGAAAGTCCGATGAAATCATAGGTAAAGGCGATTACCCAGGCTGCATTTAGTAAATTAGCTAGAAAAAACCAACTTCCGGTTTGCAATACAAAATCACTTTCTTTAGTACTAAAAAAGGTTCTTTTTATCTGATAAGAACTATAGATAATCAGGTTCAAAAAAATCAATCCCCAGATGCTAAAAGCATATCCGGCAGGAGTAAACAAATTGTCATACTTATCACTAATATCTGCAATAGTAGCATCATTAAATTTAAATACTTGCGAGGCATAATTAATAGCTAGAACTAAAAGCACAGACAATGCATTTAGAATAACGAGAGATTTCTTTTTAGTATCCATCTCCCGAAAATAAAGGATGCAACCGGAGTTAAAGTCCTTTTTAACTACAAATATGAACAGAAATAGAACATTTTATCTGACTAAGTTAGTCACTTGAACCACTTCATGATCTGCAAGGGCATAAACTTCATCCCCTTCTGTAGGTTCCAGCATATAATTACCCGTAAATTGACCGAAAGCCGGTAAGATCATTTGTTCTTTTGTTTTAAAAAAACAAGGAAGCCGCAACGCTTGCCTACCTAAACCCTGTAAAGCCACCCCAGGGTGTATATGCCCGCATAAGTTAAAAAATCCTTCTCTCTTTTCCGGATGGTGCGTTAATAGAATAGTTCCGATCGCCCACTCTTCTGAAATATGAATATCCAGTTCTTCAAACTTGGCGGGTGAGATAATATCATGATTTCCTGCAACCAGAATAAATTTTTCCTGCATATACTGCAATCTCCAGGAAGCAAAAAGATCCCATTCGATATTTAAGGCACTATGAAATAAGTCTCCTAAAAAGCAAACAACTGCGGGTTGATATTCCCGAATTACTTTATCCAGTAATTTAAAATTTTTTTCAATAGCTTTTTTAGGTACGGCACTACCATGCTTTCTAAAATGTGACACTTTACCCAGATGTACATCAGCTATTAGTAACATCTGTGTTTCTTCCCAGAACAAAGCACCACAAGGATGCAACTGAAAATGTTGGTTATGAACGCTTAGGTTTTGGAGCATTGCGAATTGATTATTTCTTTAAACATTGTTAACTATTATGTATAGCTGAATTCATAGTAAATAACATAAGCCTTAAAAATGTTATCTTATACAAAACTAGCTATCGTAAAAAGTATCTATTATTGTAGATATATGGTGTTTTAATAAGAAATAACCGCATTAAAAATCAATTATGATTTTAATAAATTTGTCGGAAAATTTCTTAAAAAAACTTTCAATTGTGATTTGCGTTTTGCAAAGGTACAAAATTGTATAGATTTATTTCTTTGGTAAACTTGTAGTCATCTCCACTTTATCAAAACTATTTTCTAGTTTTAGAATTAATAAACTATTGTCTCGTTTAAATTTATGTAAAGTATGCCAACGGTTATAGTTATAAGAGGATATCGATTTTTCTTTTATAGTAATGATCATGAACCTATTCATATTCATGTAGAGAAAGATAATAAAACAGCAAAGATAAACTTGGTTCCTTTGGAATTAGTAAAGTCTCGAAATTTTACAGCATCAGAACTTAAAATTATTCGTAAATTAGTAGAAGAAAATCAATTATTATTTATAGATAAGTGGAATGAGTTTTTTAACAATTAATAAATCTTTTCAGGCAACTGATGTTTCCTTCAATAATGATAAAATGATTGTTTTTTTTGAAGATGGAAGGGAATTATCGGTACCGCTGGAGTGGTTCCCCACTTTAAGAAATGCTTCTTTACAAGAACTTTCTAACTGGCGATTTATCGGTCGGGGAGAAGGAATTCATTGGGAAGATTTAGATGAAGATATTTCTATTGAAAATCTATTGAAATAACTGCATTACTTCCTCATTAAAACCGCCGTCATCTTTTTGATTCTGTCTGCTAGTTTCTCGCTGGATAGTTTTTCCCGAATACGATCCGTGATGATCGGGAAGGAGAAGGGCGTAGCATCCGGGCATTGTTTCCATATAATTTCCTGATGTTTAATTCGCTCTAATGCCATTTGTAACCGACCTTCCTCCAGGGAATGCTCAAAAGTTTCAGTAATGGCTTGTTGAAATAATAAGTTTTCAGGTTCATGTTCTTTAAAGACATCAAATAATAACTGCGAACTTGATTGTAAGTGTTTATTTTTAATTATTTTATTAGGATAGCCGGTAAACACCATCCCCGAGATTATAGCAATATTCCGAAATTTACGACGTGCCATTTCCGTAGCATTTAAACTATGCTGTAGATCATTTCTAAGATATTCCGCAGAAAATAGATTGTTGTCCAAAATTAGCTGTACGTCAATTTCCTGATCGGATAAGAGTTCAAATCCGTAATCATTAAAGGCTAACGAGATGGAGATAGGATTCAGCAAACTTAAACGATACCCTAACAAACTACCCAAAGCTTCGTGAACAAAACGGCCTTCAAAAGGATACATGACCGTATGAAACCCTTCTCTGGTTTTAAAGGTTTCAATAAGAAACTGCCCTTCATCCGGAATGATACTATCCCGTTCCTGTCTTTTAAAAATAGGGGCTAGGGCTTTTAATTCTTTGGTTAACTTTAAAGTTCCGTTAGCTACCTGTTGTCTTCGAGAAGGTGCTACCTTATATAATTCTTCACGTAAAAGTTCGGACATTTGTGAGGTAAGGGCAAAGCGGCTTCCTTGCCAACTGGGGATTCGGTTTGTTTTTTTTGTAGACTTTCTGACTAATACATGCATACTTTTTACCCGTACCAGCTCAAGATTACGTCCCCCGTACATAAAGACATCTCCGGGTTTTAGCTTAGAAACAAAATATTCTTCAACATGACCGATAAAACCTCCTTTTACATATTTTACCATCAATACCGCATCCCCTACAATAGTTCCAATTTGCAGACGGTGACGCATAGAAATCCCCCGGTGGATCACTTTATACAAACCATCTTCCAGGATTTCCACCTTTTTGTACTCATCATAGGTTTGTAAACTCTGACTTCCTAAAGTAATAAAATTAAGTACCCATTGCCATTCTTCATAACTCATAAATTGATAGCAAAAGGTTTGTTTTACTTCTTTTATAATAACATCCGGATAAAATCCGTCAGAAACCGCCAGGGTAACCAGGTATTGAATCAGGACATCAAAACTATTTAAATAAGGCGGGCGGTCTTCTACGGCATTTTCTTTTACCGCTTTATGCAGGGCTGATGCCTCTACCAGTTCAATCGCATGAGTGGGTAAAAAATAAATCACACTTTCTTCTCCCGGCCGGTGACCACTACGTCCGGCACGTTGTAAAAAACGGGCTACGCCTTTAGGTCCACCAATCTGAACAATGGTTTCTACCGGAGCAAAATCAACACCCAGATCCAGGCTAGACGTACAAACCACTGCTTTTAAAGATTCATTACGAATGGCTTGTTCTACCCAAATACGGGTTTCTTTAGTAATACTTCCATGATGCAAGGCAATCTCTCCGGCAAACTCCGGGTATCTTTCTAGGATACGATGAAACCAAATTTCACATTGTGCCCGGGTATTAGTAAATAATAAAGTGGTTTTACTACTATTAATAATAGGAACCACATCATCCATTAAATGAATCCCTAAATGCCCTCTCCATGGAAAGGTATCCATGGTTTTTGGGATGACACTTTTAACGGTGATCTTTTTTTTAATATTGGCTTTTATCAATATGGAATTGTGGTACGCTGCCGTATCGGGCCCTAATAATACTTCTCTTCCCTGATCCAGGTTTCCTATGGTTGCTGAAATCCCCCAGATACGTAATTTTGGGCTGATGGTTTTTAACCGGGACAAGGATAATTCAATTTGAACTCCCCGTTTGGTACCCAAGAGTTCGTGCCACTCATCTATGATTATTGCGGAGCAATCTCCGAATACTTTATCATAACCTTTGGAGGATAATAATAATTGTAAGCTCTCCGGGGTGGTAATCAATAAATCCGGCATGGCTCTTTTTTGAGCTGCTCGTTCTTTAGTGGGTGTATCTCCGGATCGGATACCTACCTTTAATACTGGGCAAATATTCTGAACAAAACGTTCGGCGGCTTGTTTAATTTCTAAGGATAAAGCACGTAAAGGGGTGATCCAAATGGCTTTTAAGCCTTTTTTATGGGTATTAGCAAAGTCCGGATTAGAACGTATGTAATTTAAAACCACCGGAATCCATAGAGCATAAGTCTTTCCACTTCCGGTAGGAGCATTTAACAACCCGTTTTTCCCTTGTAAAAAAGCTTTCCAACTTTGTTTCTGAAAGGGAAAAGGTGTCCAGCCCTGATTCTTAAACCAGGTATTTGCTATGGTATAAAGTTCTTTTTCAGTCAATGAATTATAGATTGGAAAGTAGTACTCGTAAAATTGTGATCTGTTTATTTTAAAAGGTAAACGTTAACCGGACACTTTTTCTTCTTCTGCTTGCGGAATCAATTTTTTTAAGTTGGAAAGCGTATCTGCATCTTCGATTTTTTTATCATGTCGCCAACGTAAAATTCGGGGAAAACGGGTGGCCACCCCACTTTTATGACGACCGGAAAGCGCAATTCCTTCAAAGGCTATTTCAAAAACCAACTTAGGCACCACACTCCGCACGGGTCCGAACCTTTCAAGAGTATTGCTTTTAATATAGGCGTCTACTCTCCTGAATTCAGCATCTGTAAGTCCTGAATAAGCTTTAGCAAAAGTAACGAGTTCGGTTTTATCATCATTCCAAAGTCCAAAAGTGTAATCGGTAAATAAATTAGACCGCCGGCCGTGGCCTCGCATGGCATAAGTTAGTACGGCATCGATAGTTAATGGGTCTACTTTCCATTTCCACCAGTCGCCCTTTTTTCTTCCTACCTGGTAAGAGGATTTTTTACGCTTTAACATTAATCCTTCAGAGCGTAGTTCCCGGGATCGTTCCCGTTCTTCTGCCACTGCTTCCCAGGTAGTAAACTCTAGTTTTTCAGATAATTGTAATAAGAATAACTCAGAGAACTTTTGATATTCTAGGCTTTTCTTATAAAAGTCTTCTAAAATATTTCTTCTTTCAGAGAAAGGTAAATGCCGTATGTCTTCACCGTTCCATTCTAATAGGTCATATGCTTTTAAAATTACCGGTACTTTAGCTAATAAGGCTTTAGAAACATTTTTACGACCTATTCTGGTTTGTAGATCGTTAAAACTACCTACAGTTCCCTCAATAAACGGAAGAATTTCACCATCTAATACAGTTCCGTCCGGTACAAAATCCAGGAAACGTTCAAATTCGGGATATTTATCGGTAACCAGTTCTTCCCCACGACTCCAGACAAACAATTTATTTTGCCGTACAATCACCTGCGACCTAATACCATCCCATTTATGCTCGGCATAAAAGTTATGAACCTCTCCGATTTCTTCTGGGGATTCTTCAATGGCATAGGCAAGGTAAAAAGGATAAGGTTTTGACAGGTAATCCGATTCGTTTTCTTGTAAAATAAGTTCGTTAAAGGTGATTTTATCCGGATCCCAGTTTCCCATAAGTTTAAAAGCCAATCGGTCTTCTTCAATATCCGTAGCAATAGCCAGGGCACGCGTCATCAATTTTTGACTTACCCCGATCCTAAAACTGCCGGTTATTAATTTGCTAAATACAAAACCTTCGTAATAGTTTAAAATACTCCAGTTTTCGAATAAATATTCTTTCTTCTCCTCATCTGACTTTTTCTTAAGAGCAATAATTTCTTCCAGGAACCGCGTTAAACTTTTTTCCGAACTTTGATTGGTGGTAGGAACAATGAGAGCAATGGTTTCAGCCAAATCGCCAACAATATGATAGGATTCTTCAAATAACCATAAAGGGATATTCGCTAATTCTGAAGCCCAATGCCTTAATAAAGTAGTATTAACCGGACGAGGGGGTCGGCGGTGCGAGAGAATGGCGATCGTCCAAACTTTATCTTTGTCGGAGGCTTGTTGAAAATAAGACGCTAAAGCCTGCACCTTAATGTTGGTCTTATTGGTGCTGTCTAGGGTTTTAATTAGTTGTGCAAATTTTTTCATAGTAGCGATCTAAAAGTCTGTGCAAATATGGGATTAAGCAGATTCTTTTTCGGCTACCTGCATTTCAGCTAATTCCCCTTCGTATTGTGTTTTTTCGGTTCGGGCGTCGTAGCCAATTTCGCGTAAATACTTAGAAAAAATTTCGGTATAACCGTGTGTACTGATCACTTTTGTCGCTCCGGTGGCCCTGATAGCGGTTAATAATTCTTGCCAGTCGCAATGATCAGATAGCACAAAACCTTTATCAATTGCCCTACGCCTTCTGGCTCCCCTAAATGCCATCCAGCCACTAGCCGATGCAGTAACATAAGGTACCATTTTCCGGATCCAGGGACTACCGTGCGCACTGGGAGGTGCCAGCACCATATTGCCTAATAAATCTTCTTTTTTGGTATCCCGGGTAATACGCTCTGTAGGTGGGAGGGAGGTTAGGGAACGAATAACTTCGGTCATATTTTCAATAGCTCCGTGCGTGTAAATTTTACCGATAGAAGTGTCCAAATGTTTAAGTAACCGCTGGGCTTTCCCTAAGGTATAGCCAAACAATACGGAGGTTTTTTTTTCGGATTGATTTTGCGTCCACCAGGTATTAATATCATGCATGACCTCTTCCTGCGGAGTCCATTTAAACGCGGGTAGCCCAAAGGTACACTCAGTAATAAAAGTATGACAACTTACCGGTTCATAAGGTTCGGCAATACCATCATCTTCCAGTTTATAGTCGCCAGTAAAGACCCATACTTCGCCTTTATATTCAACTCGTATTTGAGAACTTCCGATAATATGTCCGGCAGGATGTAGGCTAAATAATACATTATTAACCCTAAAGGTTTCTCCGTATGCTTTACCGGTTACATTAATATCCCCCAAACGGTGTTGAATGATAGGTACATTAGTATGATGGGTAATGTATTTTTTATGTCCGGCATAACTATGATCTGCATGTCCGTGACTTATGATAGCTTTATCAACTGGCCGCCACGGGTCCAGATATACATCTGCAACCTTACAATAAATTCCTTTATCCGTAAATTCTAGAAGTGGTGTCATTGTATAAAATTAATGTTAAATGATAACTATAGCGTGTGCAATACCTAAGCATACTATCCTGATTACATTTGGAAATATCCGGATGCTTTTTAAAAATATAATTTTTTAGGGATGGACTCTAACGGACTTTAGTATATTTGCCTGAAATTTTTTAAAAAGAAAATATGTCTATTTCCGATTTATTTGACAGCGGATTTCAAAAAAGAAATCAAGATCATTTTGCAGCAATTGTACGGGTTGCTATGAGCGACGGTGTCATTACCGATGAAGAAAAAGCCTTTCTTGACCGCCTTGCCAATAACCTGGATATTTCAGCAAACGATTACCAGGAGATTCTTCAGGATTATAATTCTCATCCTATCAATCCCCCTTCTAATTATGAAAACAGGTTAGAACGACTTTACGACCTTACCCGTATGGTATATGCGGATCATATTAGAGATGCCGAGCAGGTCATACTTCTTGAAAAGTTGGGCGTGGGCCTAGGTTTTAAATCAGACAACGTTAAATACGTAGTGGATAAAGCATTAAATTTAGTAGATCAGGGCGTAGACCGTGATACGTTTGTAGAAGAAATTAAACAAATGAACCGATAAAGGGTTTATATTCAATTATTATTTAAAAAATTTTCATTTTTAAGCTGTTCTTTCTTCTGTAATACAAAATAAACAGAAGTCATATCCGTAAGTTTTATGGTAATGTTAGTCGATTTTATCATTATGGATACGTTGCAAACAATTTCTTCGGAATTTTTTTGAAAATGAACTAGCGGAAACTTGTAGGCTTTCTTTCGCATAGATAATTCAGGAATAATTTCAAAAAATGGATGTATGCTAAAAAGATTAGTTGTCACTTTTTGTGGTAATAAAACACCCTTAGCATAAAGAATAACACCAGACGAGTTGATCCTAAAAATCTGAACATTATTTGGAGCTATTGTACTCATTACTACTTTATTTTTTACCTTTTATAGCTAAATCAACGTTAAATAACAGTGATCTTCCGTTTCCATAAAAATAACCCGTATTTATCCAAAATAGTATTTTAAGGGGAATTAATGTTATTCAACTGAATACCTAATTTCTTAAAAAAATCAGTAACGTTAGTATCTTCTTTAGCACTGGTAAATGCATCTACTTTAAAGGGGAACTTTGTTTCTAGTTTTTTTTTATCTATAACTAAATCTAACTTATTACCAATACAAGTTAATAGGACTTTTGGGAATTCTTCTTTTAAAATTTCTAAATTTTCTGCGGTATCCTGATAAGTAACTGCTCTGGTAACATCAAAAACATATACAAAAGCATGTGCCCCTAATAAATATGACCTACGGGTATCTTCCAGGTCCATATGACCTTCCGTATCCCACAATATCAGTGATATTTCATCTCCGTTATCTAGGGTAATTACCTTTTTTTTAATCTGAACCCCAATAGTGACCTTGTATTCTTCTGAGAATTCATCGTCAATAAACCTGCGAAATAATGAAGTCTTTCCTACCCCAAAATGTCCCAGGAGAACTACTTTTTTAGATAACTTCATTAGTAAAGTATTTTTTTAATTTTTCAGAAAATAAATGGTTGTGGACTAACTCTTGATTAGAAATATGGTTTTTTGCAAAATCTGTAATCGCATCTTCTAACCGGTCTTTAAATTCCAAAGTGTAGGCTCCAGCTATAACTGCTGCTATATAATACGAGTAAAAATTTTGAATATGTATACGGTACAGTTCGTATTCAATAGTTTCCAGTTCTTGGTTTCCACCGGAAAAGGCATCTTCTACAAAACTTTTGATGGCCGTAAGCATTCCTGCAATCATTTCTTTATCAATAACTTCCTCCTTAAAAGGACTAAACTCGGAGATTAGAATACCGGATTCTTTTTTAATTACTAGTAATTGCAGGAGTTGTGGTTTACCATAATTAGATAAAGCCAGGTCGCCATTACTAACCCCTTTAGCTTGCGCTCTTTTTGAAGCAAACCAGTTTTTAAGTGAAAAAGCCTGTTTTGTCTTTCTGCTAATATTCTCGCTAAGTAATTTAATCTCATGAGCAATATATTTTTTGATCATTTTGCCCAAAATAGGGTACAAAGCTTCTACCACAGCATCCTGGGATTTTGAGATTTCTTCTTTTAAAGCTTCAGTAATTGTAGGACCTAAGGTGGTGGGAATTTCGTTGACAAATTTCACAAAGTGTTGTTCAATAATAGGATCAACCTTATGAGATAGTTCTTTTTGTCGGTATATTGTATTTTGTAATTCTTCTACTTTTTTAACAATAGAATCCGTTAATTCTTTTTCTTCTGTAAATAAAAGTTTTTTAAGAATTTGAAGTTTCTCCTGTTCATCCATAAGTGATAGCTGCAACCTTATTTTGCTATTTTTTCTCCCAGGTTGATAAGTAAAGAACCAATTTCTTTTTTATCTACTTTTTTATATTCCAGGTTATCCGAATGTTCCTGTATTTTATCTTCTAATTCTGTCATCCTAATGTTAATATCCGTATGTAAATTATCTATGGTTTGTATTAGCTCTTTACGGGTATCTTCTATAAATTCTTCCAGCTCTTTTTTCCTCATTCGAATATCTTTTTTAAGGTTTTCAAATTCGGAATTATAAGTAGCAATGTCATCACCAAAAATTAAATTTTTAATAGTTTCAATTTTTGAAACAGCTTCGGATAGTTTTTCAGGTGCTGCAATTTCAGGTTGTTTGGACATATAAGAAGAATTAAAATTAATAGCGATTCTAGTAAATTTAGGATAAAATCTTCAAAAAATTGAGGAATTTTTAAAAAACTATAAGGTTATAGTAGTGGTAACTTCCTGTTTTTATGTTGACTAGATAGAAATAACGTAATTAAAATATGGTTTGTCTATAAATTATCTGAAAGTTGAACTTGTTAATATTACTAGTGTTCTTATAAGGTTTGTAGTAGTATTTTTCTTTAAAGATTTTAGTATATATCATTGAACAATTTTTTAACAACTATTACAATATAGTTTCGTTTATTTCGTTTATAATTGTAATTCACAATTGAATTAAATAAACTATATGGAAATGTACAATAAGGTACGGAAACCTTCCAAAGATGAGCAGGTACTGGCAACGAAGTCGTATTATGCATTATCTACAATAATAGAGGAATTAAAAGTAGATACCCCTGAAATAGAAATTGAGGAAACCCAAGAAAAGATACGAATTCCTATAAGTGCTTTAAAACTTTTAAGTGAAGTGTTAAAGACTATGAGTAAAGGAAACATTATTTCTATTGTTCCGGTAGCTACAGAAGTAACGACTCAAAAGGCAGCAGAAATTCTAGGTTGTTCCCGACCACATGTTGTAAAGCTATTAGAGAAAGGAGAGATTACTTACACAAAAGTAGGTAAGCACCGGCGTATTTTATTTGAAGATGTTATGAGTTACAAAGAGAATATGAAGCAAAAACAAAAGCAGCATATTGTGGATATGATGAGATCTGATGAAGCATTAGGACTGTATGATTCATAGTGTTTTGTTTTTAATCTTCTAAACACTCTATTATTATCACTACCCCTTCACTTCTTCCTTTTGCATAAAGGTTTCGGCTTTATTTACCATGTTAATACTTCCGCAGATAAAAGGACAGCGTTCATGAAGTTCTGTAGGTTTAATATTCATAATTCGCTGATGACCATCACTGGCTTTTCCTCCGGCTTGTTCGGTAATAAAGGCCATTGGATTACATTCGTACAATAAACGTAATTTTCCGTTAGGGGATTTTGAAGAACTTGGGTACATATAAATACCACCTTTAATAATATTACGATGAATATCACTAACCAGAGAACCGATATAACGAGAAGTATAAGGGCGATCATCCTTTTCTTCCTGGCAATATTTAATGTAATCTTTGATGCCTTGAGGGAAATGCGTATAATTTCCTTCGTTTACCGAATAAATATTTCCTTCTTCCGGGAATTTCATATTAGGATGTGATAAGTAATAAGTTCCCAGGGCTGGATTTAACGTAAAACCGTTTACTCCGTTACCCGTTGTATAAACTAACATGGTAGAGGTACCATAAATAATGTATCCTGCAGCTACCTGCAGATTTCCTGGTTGTAAAAAATCTTCCAGTGTTACCGGAGTTCCCGTAGGGGTAACCCTACGGTAGATAGAAAATATAGTTCCTACCGATACGTTTACATCAATATTAGAACTTCCATCAAGGGGATCCATTAAAACCACGTAATTATTACGATGATCATTATTCTGTCCTTTGATCGTAATAAAGTCATCATTTTCTTCCGAAGCAATACCACATACGATTTCGCGATTAGTAAGGGTATTGATAAAAGTTTCATTAGCAAGAACATCTAATTTCTGTTGATCTTCCCCCTGGATATTTGTAGAACCTACTGCCCCGGTAATGTCCACTAAACCAGCTCGGTTAACCTGGTGATTTACCATTTTGGCCGCAAGACGTATGGAATTTATAAGTCTGGAAAGCTCTCCGCTGGCATACGGAAAATCCTTTTGATTTTCAATAATAAATTCACCTAGGGTCTGATTAGTTCTTGCCATTATTATACGTACTTATATCAAAAGATTTTCGTAAAAATAGGCTATTATCTTTTTTGACGGGGTCTGTAAACAAAAACTTTTATAATTAAGCTTGATTCCTGATAAAAGCAATCCGTTTTTTGTATTTTTCGATCCTGGTACGAATAAGAATAATTTGAATCAAATAAAATGGATTTTACCCTTCAAAAAGCGAAAGAAAAAGACATGCCCGGTGTGATGCAACTCATTCAAGAACTGGCAAGTTTTGAAAAGGAAGAAGATGCTGTTGAGATTACCGTGGAGGATTTGAAAAGAGATGGTTTTGGGGAACATCCTCTATTTACCTGTTTTGTAGCCAAAAAGGATCAGGAAATATTAGGGATAGCCCTGGTGTATAACCGGTATTCTACCTGGAAAGGGAAAACGGTTCACCTTGAAGATCTTGTGGTAAAAAAAGAATTACGAGGTAAAGGCATCGGGGGCGCATTGTATCAAAGAGTGATGCAGTTTGCTAAAGAACAAAAAGTACGTCGGGTGGAGTGGAACGTTTTGGATTGGAATACCCCGGCAGTTAATTTCTATAAAAATAGTGGGGCTACTATTCTGGAAGGATGGCAAGTCGTACAGATGGATGAGCAAAATTTAAATACATTTTTAGCAAAAACAAAGGTATAAAAACCCTAAAAGGTATAGAAAAGGAAAATTCATAGTCAATTGTCTTTTTAGTATATTTATACACCGCTAATTGTATTAGATGCCTATAGTTACTGCAAAGGAGATAGCTTCTGGTTTAGGAATAAAAAACCTGGGCTATTTGGGAGAATTTATAGGATGGTTGTTTTTAAAAATTACCCGGCTTTCCA from Aquimarina sp. ERC-38 includes these protein-coding regions:
- a CDS encoding helix-turn-helix domain-containing protein, producing MYNKVRKPSKDEQVLATKSYYALSTIIEELKVDTPEIEIEETQEKIRIPISALKLLSEVLKTMSKGNIISIVPVATEVTTQKAAEILGCSRPHVVKLLEKGEITYTKVGKHRRILFEDVMSYKENMKQKQKQHIVDMMRSDEALGLYDS
- the fbp gene encoding class 1 fructose-bisphosphatase, producing MARTNQTLGEFIIENQKDFPYASGELSRLINSIRLAAKMVNHQVNRAGLVDITGAVGSTNIQGEDQQKLDVLANETFINTLTNREIVCGIASEENDDFITIKGQNNDHRNNYVVLMDPLDGSSNIDVNVSVGTIFSIYRRVTPTGTPVTLEDFLQPGNLQVAAGYIIYGTSTMLVYTTGNGVNGFTLNPALGTYYLSHPNMKFPEEGNIYSVNEGNYTHFPQGIKDYIKYCQEEKDDRPYTSRYIGSLVSDIHRNIIKGGIYMYPSSSKSPNGKLRLLYECNPMAFITEQAGGKASDGHQRIMNIKPTELHERCPFICGSINMVNKAETFMQKEEVKG
- a CDS encoding GNAT family N-acetyltransferase, producing the protein MDFTLQKAKEKDMPGVMQLIQELASFEKEEDAVEITVEDLKRDGFGEHPLFTCFVAKKDQEILGIALVYNRYSTWKGKTVHLEDLVVKKELRGKGIGGALYQRVMQFAKEQKVRRVEWNVLDWNTPAVNFYKNSGATILEGWQVVQMDEQNLNTFLAKTKV